In Euphorbia lathyris chromosome 10, ddEupLath1.1, whole genome shotgun sequence, a single genomic region encodes these proteins:
- the LOC136209173 gene encoding pentatricopeptide repeat-containing protein At2g17670: protein MGKVPPSLRSAISATTLIKKSPAAPTVSPSPPPPPPPQFRHFPKKNPSQRSQKTQIQTSPAISQHKEAIFKSPDLNDAKKLFNSITSTSRFPLDLRFHNSFLQSYAAISPIDDSISLLNHMVKTIPSFTPDRSTYHVLITNSCIKPEDSLSLVHQTLNLMVNSGFQPNQVTADLAVRALCSVDREDDAVELVKELASKHSKPDSYTYNFLIKRLCKCRALSTVYDFIDELRSSFDLNPDIVTYTILIDNVCNSKNLREATRLLSVLRDCGFKPDCFVYNTIMKGYCMLSRGSEAIEVYKKMKEEGVEPDLVTYNTLIFGLSKSGRVDEAQKYLKIMAETGHFPDAATYTSLMNGMCRKGNVLGALALLEEMEANGCSPNSCTYSTLLHGLCKGGRFLEKGIELYRVMKEEGMKLETASYATLVRALCRGGKVAEAYEVFDYAVESKSLTDVAAYSTLESTLKSLTKARHQGLV, encoded by the coding sequence ATGGGAAAAGTTCCACCTTCGTTACGTTCAGCTATCTCAGCAACAACACTAATCAAAAAGTCTCCGGCAGCTCCAACAGTATCTCCatctccacctccacctccacctccacaATTCCGTCACTTTCCCAAGAAAAATCCATCTCAACGTTCTCAGAAAACCCAGATTCAAACCTCCCCGGCGATCTCCCAACACAAGGAGGCTATCTTCAAGTCTCCAGATCTCAATGACGCCAAAAAACTCTTCAACTCCATCACTTCCACATCTAGATTTCCGCTCGACCTCCGTTTCCACAACTCTTTTCTTCAATCCTACGCCGCAATCTCCCCCATTGATGATTCAATTTCTCTCCTTAATCACATGGTCAAAACTATCCCTTCCTTCACCCCCGATCGATCTACTTACCATGTTTTAATCACCAATTCCTGTATAAAACCGGAGGACTCTCTTTCCTTGGTTCACCAAACTCTCAATTTAATGGTGAATAGTGGGTTTCAGCCCAATCAGGTTACTGCTGATCTTGCAGTTAGGGCTCTCTGTTCTGTTGACCGTGAAGATGATGCTGTTGAATTGGTGAAAGAATTAGCTTCGAAACATTCCAAGCCTGATTCTTATACTTACAATTTCCTTATCAAGCGTTTGTGTAAGTGTAGAGCATTGAGTACAGTATATGATTTTATTGATGAATTGAGGTCTTCCTTTGATTTAAACCCTGATATTGTTACTTATACCATATTGATTGATAATGTATGCAATTCTAAGAATCTCCGTGAGGCTACAAGATTGTTGAGTGTTTTAAGAGATTGTGGATTTAAGCCTGATTGCTTTGTGTACAACACAATTATGAAAGGTTACTGTATGTTAAGTAGAGGTAGTGAGGCTATTGAGGTTtataagaaaatgaaagaagAAGGAGTAGAGCCTGATCTTGTCACCTATAATACCTTGATTTTCGGGTTATCGAAATCTGGGAGAGTGGACGAAGCTCAAAAGTACTTGAAAATCATGGCAGAAACAGGACATTTTCCTGATGCGGCTACCTACACTTCGTTGATGAATGGGATGTGTAGAAAAGGGAATGTATTGGGTGCTTTGGCGTTGCTAGAGGAGATGGAAGCGAATGGATGCAGTCCAAATTCGTGCACATATAGTACATTGCTTCATGGGCTGTGCAAGGGAGGGAGATTCTTGGAGAAAGGCATCGAGTTGTATCGGGTCATGAAGGAAGAAGGTATGAAGCTTGAGACAGCTTCGTATGCTACATTGGTAAGAGCGCTTTGTCGGGGAGGTAAGGTTGCAGAGGCTTATGAGGTGTTTGATTATGCAGTAGAGAGTAAGAGTTTAACGGATGTTGCTGCTTACTCTACATTGGAGAGTACTCTTAAGTCGCTCACAAAAGCCAGACACCAAGGGCTTGTGTAA